Below is a window of Paenibacillus bovis DNA.
TCCAGAGTGTGATTGGACAGCTCTGCTGTCTCGGTAGCACTGCGAGCGACAGAATCGATGGCGGCAGACAGTTCCTTGAATAATTCGGTAATAGAAGCAGAAGCTTCTGCCTGGGTGCTGCTGGTATGCGCAATTTCCTCGGTCGTAGCGGAGATTTCCTGGGAAGCAGCGGCTACACTCTGGGAAGACAGCGAGATCCGGGCAATCAGGTCGCGCAGATTGTCTGCCATTGTATTTACAGAAGCGGACAGTTGACCAACTTCATCGCGGGTATCTATATCGGATTTGCTGCTCAGGTCACCTGCAGCAAACTGGGAAATCAGTGCGGATAGCTTTTTGAGTGGATTCGAGATCATATGAGCGATCCAGTAACCCAGCAGCAAACTGAAAATAACAGCAAATGCCAGAATAATCATTGTCAGTGTACGGGCTTTTTGATAATCGCTGCCTGCATCTGCACTGGCTTGCTGCGCCAGCTTGGCATTGTAATCGATCAGTCCATCGAGGATGGTTCCCAGCTCATCGCCGGCTTGTTTAAGCGTATTGTCCTTGAACTCGATAAAAGCGGCTGTTCCTGCAGCACCGGGTACCTGCGCCAGGCGGATGGCTTGATTGTACAGCTCGATATATTTGGCATAAGCGGCATTGAATTGCTGAAGTCCCTGCTGTTCGACAGGCGTGGAAGCGAGTGGAGTATAAGTTTTGATATTGGCATCAATTCCGGCTTTGAACTGGGTGATTTTGTCCAGGTAGGTTTGTTGTTTGTCAGGGTCGGTTGTAGTATTCAGATCACGGACAGCGACTCTCAGACGCTGGTAGTAGATTTGTACGCCGAGTAGATTTTGTACAGAGACTAGATTGTTGCCGGAGATCTGACTTGTTCTTTCACTACTTTGCTCCAGGTTATGAAGACTATATACGCCAAAAGCAATCAAGATCAGCACGATCAAAATAAATGAAGATATGATCTTGGCCGATGTTTTTAAATTATGAAACCATTTCATAAAGGTTACCTCCGTTAGTTAACTTAAGACTCAATATATATTTCGACACCAGTAAAAATCTGGTAATAGGTACTTGGAACTAAATGTATTTATTTTACATATAAAGAATTTATAAATTTATATTCTAGAATATAGGCTTCAAAAAGCAGAATATGGACAAATTAGCGACAATCGCAAGATAGCAGACTGTTTCGTCATATAGAATAGCGGGGATAAAAAAGATATATTGTCTATTTCGGAAGGAGCGAAAAGCATGCAAAAAATTATAGAAAATGATAAAGGATTCGTAATGGAAGTAGATGGAGAGCCCAAAGCGGAGATCGGCTTCGGCCCTTATGACGAAAAGTCGATCATTATCGATCATACTTTTGTATCGGAAGAACTGCGGGGGCAAAAGGTCGGTCAGCAGCTCGTACAGCGTGTAGTGGATGTGGCCCGCGAACAGGGTAAGACAATTGTCCCGGCATGCTCCTATGCGCTGGCACAGTTCAAGCGCAATGAAGAATATCATGATATCTGGCGCAAGGACAGCTAAAAACCGATATCCTGTCAAAACGTTCAAACTGTTGTCACCAATCTGCTTATCCTTATCCGGTTTATTAAAATATAATATAATGAGGATATTTCGATATTCCCAGTATGAATCGCAAGGATGGGAGAGTACACATGGACAAGGGTACACAAACCGGCAATCTCAAGCCAACGACCAACAAGAATTTTACAGGTCTGATTATTACCGTATCTGTAATTGCGAACGTCATCATTTTGCTTTTGTTTTTCTCACCGGCTATTGGTTACAAAGGAACGGTTGGTTTTGATATTACGATGCTGCCGCGGATGAATGCGATCTTTAACAGCTTTACATTTATTTTCCTCGTCGCAGCACTGATCTCGATTTTGAAAAAAAATATTAAGCTGCATCGTGGATTTATTCTGGCAGCTTTCTCGTCAACACTGCTGTTCCTCGTTACTTATTTAACATTTCACTATCTCTCGCCGGAGACAGCCAAATACGGCGGAGAAGGCTTTATCCGTACCGTATACTTCTTTATTCTGATTACACACAGCTTCCTGGCGGCAATTATTGTGCCGCTGGCCCTGTTCGCACTGGTATGGGGATGGACGATGCAGATCGCCAAGCACAAAAAAATCGTCCGCTGGACGATGCCGATCTGGCTGTATGTAAGTTCTACCGGAGTTATTGTCTATCTGATGATGGCACCTTATTATTAAAAAAAGACAAAAGAAAAACCGTGGCTTCCCGGGCCACGGTTTTTTGTTGTGCAGGTATAGAGTTTACAGGTGCTATATCTAATCATCATCTCATGGAATGTCGGTGTATACCATAATTGATGTATCAAGCCGGAAATCCGATTCTTACTTGATACCGTCTTTGTAGTTTTTGCTCCAGTTCTTGTCACCCAGATGGGAGAAGTCTTCAACGGTTCTTTCCAGTGTCTCGATCAGTTGTGCTTTGATTTCGGAAATGGTATCGCGATATACGCGTTCTTCATTACCATTGATACGGTCGCCGTAGATTGCCAGAGAAGCAGTGTATTGGCGATGTTTTTCTACCAGATCATCGATCGATTGCAGAGCATGCTCAACGTAGCGTGTGATTCCTTGGTGTTCTTGGGGCAGCAATTCACGGAGTTGCTGTACTTTGTTATGGTTTGTCATTTTCGGTCACCTCGTAATTTTGATTGTAAATTTACATTAACACACTTTCACAAAATGTTCATTAAAATGAGCTTAAATATGTTACTTTTTTCATAAACAAACCGACGTTGAGATGAATTAATTACTGATAACATCTATATATCATCAAGATTAGGTGTTAAAACACCATAATCGTTGGTTACAGAAAAATGATGTGTCCAATTTGTGACTGCTTTTGCTTATAATATCTTTTCGGCAGATTGTTTCAGTAAGTTAATAGCTTGAGTGACTTTAGTCATAATTTGTCGAAGAATAGGAACTAATTCCTATGTCTAATGGTCTATTGAGAAGTAGGCAAAAAGGATCGGGTTAGAACAGGGCATTTGCGTGTAGATAATTCTATAATGAAATCGATCTGCATAATCCTATGGTTATACGGATATGGTATTGTAGAACAATCAGGAACAGCCATCGATGCAACCTGGAAAGCAGGGAGTCAATCAAATCAAATTCATACTAGGATGGTGAATGAATGGAACTACAATCGTTAAAACAGGTGGAGAAGCTGGCACTGGAAAAGGATATGATCTTCAGACAGAGCAGACTCCGCTACCTGTCGCGCTCTATGCTGGCAAGTATGTTTATCGGATTCGGGGTTATTGTCGCCTTTAAGACGGGCAATTTCTTTTATGCGGTGGAATCACCTGCCGCCTACCCGATGGCAGCACTTACCTTTGGTGCGGCGATTATTCTGATCTCGCTGGGCGGAGGGGATCTGTTTACAGGGGATACGTTCTATTATTCCTACGCGGCGCTGATCCGCAAGCTGCGCTGGTTGCAGGTCGTGAAGATGTGGGTGACCAGTTATATCGGCAATATTATGGGCGCTTGTGCTTTTGCCTTGCTGATCTTCCTGACGGGACTCTATTCGGACCACTCGGTCAATGCCTTTTTGCTCAATGTAGTAGAGCATAAAATGCAGGCACCTACTTCTCAGCTGTTTTTCAGGGCGATTTTGTGTAACTGGCTTGTCTGTCTGGCTTTCTTTATCCCGATGGGACTCAAAAATGAAGTAGCCAAACTGTTCTGTATGATGCTATTTGTATTCTGCTTCTTTATCTCGGGATATGAGCATAGTATTGCAAATATGTGTACCTTTGCGATTGCACTGGTCGTCGATCATCCATCGACCATTAATTTTGCCGGTGTTATCCATAATCTGATTCCGGTAACGATCGGCAACCTGATCGGCGGGTCGGTCTTTATGTCGATGATGTACTATTATGTGAACAAGCCTTTTATGGGAACTTCTATGGATAAGCATGCTGAAGACCAGGAATAACAGATATAGACCCAGAAGAACTGCCATATAGAAATACAGGAGTAATATTCTCGGTGCTCATGGTTCATATTCCTGTAAATCCGTTCCTTATTCGACAAAATAATTGCTTATATAGTCCTAAATACCTTTATTCAATAAAAATAATTTAGGACTATAGTTTCAAAATGGTTTTACATTGGTTACAATATAATAGGCTACTAAATTATTGTAATCAAAGGAGAACGTAAAACTAATTATGAGCGTATATCAATTTGCGGCAAAAAACATGGCTGGTAAGGAAGTATCTTTGGAGGAATATCGGGATCAGGTTATTCTGGTCGTCAACACAGCAAGTCAATGCGGATTTACTTTTCAGTTTGAAGATCTACAAAAGCTGTATGATCGTTACAAAGACAGAGGATTTATTGTACTCGGCTTTCCTTCCAACCAGTTTGCTGATCAGGAACCAGGCGATAACGAACGGATACAGGCTTTCTGTATGCTGAATTATGGCGTTACGTTCCCGATGTTCCAAAAGGTGGATGTACGTGATCAGAATGCGCATCCTTTGTTTACGTATCTGGCCGATGCCAAGCCGTTCGAAGGCTTTGATATGACGCACTCGGTAGCCAGAATCCTGCTGCCTCTGCTGCATGAGCGTCATCCGGAATATATGCCGGGTGATTCGATCAAATGGAATTTCACCAAGTTCCTGATCGACCGCAGCGGTGAAGTCGTCAAACGCTTTGAGCCTACAACCGATCCATACGATCTTGAAGAAGATATTGAAGCTCTGCTATAAATCATATAAAAAGAAGCCCGGTGATATACTCACCGGGCTTTTTGGATACTGCAAAGATATGAAATGGGATAGGAGAACCTGGCGATTCTCTGCAGATCCAAAAAATGAGGATAAATGAGAGAATCATTGGCCTTACATCGCACTCGCAAACATGCGGATAACGTCTTCCTTGGAAGGCTGAATCGGATTGGTGACGCCGCAGGCATCCTTCATCGCGTTGGCCGCCAGCGTATCAAAGTCTTCCGATTTGACGCCAAGTCCCTGCAGGCCGGCAGGAATACCGACTCGCTTGGCAAGCTTCTCAATTGCCTGGATCGCGAGTTCCGCGCCTTCTTCGGGCCGTGACTCGTCGACTAGCTCGCCAAGTGTACGAGCGATGATTGCCAGACGTCCTGCAGCCGCCTGCATGTTATAACGTTCCACATGAGGCAGTAGAATGGCATTGCATACACCGTGAGGCAGATCGTAGAATCCGCCCAGCTGATGGGCCATCGCATGTACATAGCCAAGACCGGCATTATTAAAAGCCATACCGGCAAGGAACTCGGCATAAGCCATCTGTTCGCGCGCTTCCTCGTCCTGACCGTTATCCACGGCACGAACCAGATAATCGCGAATCAGCTCTATCGCTTTGATCGCACAGGCATCGGTGATCGGTGTGGCATCGGTGGATACATAAGCTTCAATTGAGTGGGTCAATGCATCCATGCCGGTAGCAGCAGTCAGCGATTTGGGCATAGCCATCATCAACTGAGGA
It encodes the following:
- a CDS encoding DUF420 domain-containing protein, coding for MDKGTQTGNLKPTTNKNFTGLIITVSVIANVIILLLFFSPAIGYKGTVGFDITMLPRMNAIFNSFTFIFLVAALISILKKNIKLHRGFILAAFSSTLLFLVTYLTFHYLSPETAKYGGEGFIRTVYFFILITHSFLAAIIVPLALFALVWGWTMQIAKHKKIVRWTMPIWLYVSSTGVIVYLMMAPYY
- a CDS encoding iron-containing alcohol dehydrogenase; translation: MAGKAKFMMPGMSLMGAGSLQDAGEEIRKLHYQKALIVTDQPLVDIGIAGTVTGMLKQVGITSVIYSGTRPNPTVGNVSEGWKAYTDNSCDCIISLGGGSPHDCAKGIALLATNGGTIEDYEGVDRSAHPAAPLIAINTTAGTASEMTKFCIITDEVRHVKMAIVDKHTTPLIAVNDPQLMMAMPKSLTAATGMDALTHSIEAYVSTDATPITDACAIKAIELIRDYLVRAVDNGQDEEAREQMAYAEFLAGMAFNNAGLGYVHAMAHQLGGFYDLPHGVCNAILLPHVERYNMQAAAGRLAIIARTLGELVDESRPEEGAELAIQAIEKLAKRVGIPAGLQGLGVKSEDFDTLAANAMKDACGVTNPIQPSKEDVIRMFASAM
- a CDS encoding GNAT family N-acetyltransferase, which gives rise to MQKIIENDKGFVMEVDGEPKAEIGFGPYDEKSIIIDHTFVSEELRGQKVGQQLVQRVVDVAREQGKTIVPACSYALAQFKRNEEYHDIWRKDS
- a CDS encoding formate/nitrite transporter family protein, with protein sequence MELQSLKQVEKLALEKDMIFRQSRLRYLSRSMLASMFIGFGVIVAFKTGNFFYAVESPAAYPMAALTFGAAIILISLGGGDLFTGDTFYYSYAALIRKLRWLQVVKMWVTSYIGNIMGACAFALLIFLTGLYSDHSVNAFLLNVVEHKMQAPTSQLFFRAILCNWLVCLAFFIPMGLKNEVAKLFCMMLFVFCFFISGYEHSIANMCTFAIALVVDHPSTINFAGVIHNLIPVTIGNLIGGSVFMSMMYYYVNKPFMGTSMDKHAEDQE
- a CDS encoding methyl-accepting chemotaxis protein gives rise to the protein MKWFHNLKTSAKIISSFILIVLILIAFGVYSLHNLEQSSERTSQISGNNLVSVQNLLGVQIYYQRLRVAVRDLNTTTDPDKQQTYLDKITQFKAGIDANIKTYTPLASTPVEQQGLQQFNAAYAKYIELYNQAIRLAQVPGAAGTAAFIEFKDNTLKQAGDELGTILDGLIDYNAKLAQQASADAGSDYQKARTLTMIILAFAVIFSLLLGYWIAHMISNPLKKLSALISQFAAGDLSSKSDIDTRDEVGQLSASVNTMADNLRDLIARISLSSQSVAAASQEISATTEEIAHTSSTQAEASASITELFKELSAAIDSVARSATETAELSNHTLDMAHQGGQVVNQSMISMQNMNTSIQRLEEDSQRIGEIISVIDDISNQTNLLALNAAIEAARAGEQGKGFAVVADEVRKLAERSMDATKQISSIIKIMQKNTQDSVASVRQSVEQSTQTGDSFQKIIHMVNDSAIRVNDIAAACEQESAQANEVMFSVESIAAASEESAAAAQETAASSQSLAKLAEDLNDSVSIFKV
- a CDS encoding glutathione peroxidase; the protein is MSVYQFAAKNMAGKEVSLEEYRDQVILVVNTASQCGFTFQFEDLQKLYDRYKDRGFIVLGFPSNQFADQEPGDNERIQAFCMLNYGVTFPMFQKVDVRDQNAHPLFTYLADAKPFEGFDMTHSVARILLPLLHERHPEYMPGDSIKWNFTKFLIDRSGEVVKRFEPTTDPYDLEEDIEALL